In Mytilus edulis chromosome 13, xbMytEdul2.2, whole genome shotgun sequence, a single window of DNA contains:
- the LOC139501916 gene encoding single Ig IL-1-related receptor-like has product MANPLFRKSKGETLEYDAYVAYCDGDYKWVYEHLRIFLEERRNYKLLLLDRGDVLAGEHRLFALNNSIPKCKKIILVISKEFVNNDWAYYEATVGIEHFLGLQARIIVINLEHITKTEIPQCVLQMMSLDANDHIRKIDILNENNIFWKCLDQAMRR; this is encoded by the coding sequence ATGGCCAATCCACTTTTCCGGAAGTCAAAAGGAGAGACACTTGAATATGATGCATATGTAGCTTATTGCGATGGAGACTATAAATGGGTATATGAACATCTGCGCATATTTCTCGAAGAAAGACGGAATTACAAACTTCTTTTGTTAGATAGAGGAGATGTCCTTGCTGGAGAACATAGACTTTTTGCTTTAAACAATTCAATTCCAAAATGCAAAAAGATAATCTTAGTGATTTCAAAAGAGTTTGTAAACAATGATTGGGCATACTATGAAGCTACTGTAGGAATTGAACATTTCCTAGGATTACAAGCGagaataattgttataaaccTGGAACATATAACCAAAACAGAAATACCGCAATGTGTTCTTCAAATGATGTCATTGGACGCCAACGATCATATCCGCAAAATAgacatattaaatgaaaataacattttctggaaATGTTTAGATCAAGCAATGAGACGTTAA